The bacterium DNA window CTTCTTTCTTTTTCTCGTCAAAGGCAGTGATATGGGCACCAAGCCTTGTAAGGAGATTGCAAGAGGCAATTCCAGATTTGCCCAAACCTAAAACAATTACATCTTTGTCTTTAAGATTTAACATATCATCTAATTTTCAAGGTGGCAAACGATAGCAAAACAAATATTATCGCTATTATCCAAAACCTAATAACAATCTTTGATTCATACCATCCTTTTTTTTCAAAGTGGTGATGAAGGGGTGCCATCAAAAACACCCTCGTTCCAAATAGCTTCCAGGAGACGATTTGAATAAGTGTAGAGCCTGCCTCAAGAACAAAAAGACCTCCAAGAATTATTAAAGGAATCTCTTGCTTTATAACAAGGGCTGTTGTCCCCATTACCCCTCCTAATGTAAGCGAACCTGTATCTCCCATAAAAATCGTAGCTGGATGGCTATTGAACCACAGAAAACCCAAAGAGGCACCAAGCAAAGATGCCAAATAGACAACAAGCTCGCCTGCTTGCGGCACATAGCTTATCTTAAGATAGCTTGAGAGCTTTATATGACCAGCAAGATAGCTCATTACAATAAAACCAAGGCAAACAAAAATACAGCTTCCAATGGCAAGACCATCCAAGCCATCTGTAAGGTTAACGGCATTTGATGAAGAAATAATGACAAGAATACAAAACAGAA harbors:
- the mraY gene encoding phospho-N-acetylmuramoyl-pentapeptide-transferase, giving the protein MCYWLFYEVLYPEVSFFRVFKYITTRAFCAALCSFFLVLIFTPIFINYFKKRGICERVKKEYLENHIHKEAIPTMGGIIILFAIITSTILFSRCNNRLIILILLTTMGFGLLGFLDDFLKTKKRPLKIREKLFGEIGIAILVGIYLFLCPLSASSTNIAIPFTKGFFFNLGIFYILFCILVIISSSNAVNLTDGLDGLAIGSCIFVCLGFIVMSYLAGHIKLSSYLKISYVPQAGELVVYLASLLGASLGFLWFNSHPATIFMGDTGSLTLGGVMGTTALVIKQEIPLIILGGLFVLEAGSTLIQIVSWKLFGTRVFLMAPLHHHFEKKGWYESKIVIRFWIIAIIFVLLSFATLKIR